One window from the genome of Cricetulus griseus strain 17A/GY unplaced genomic scaffold, alternate assembly CriGri-PICRH-1.0 unplaced_scaffold_27, whole genome shotgun sequence encodes:
- the LOC113837889 gene encoding vomeronasal type-2 receptor 116-like, whose product MLILGFLLLLLNIPILLASLMHPKCFWKIKQSEDKDGDLKTGCVFFPRTVQWPVDKKYFNQILNIQKPSENYKFAVALAFTMDEVNRNPHLLPNKSLVFDYYEYNCFNVPQLYSHSRNLGQEAGFFPNYYCEENIICILMLTGPNWETSAIFLSLMELWKPQQVIQLTYGQFHPILSDHEKFPYLYQIAPKHTSLVLAMVSVILYFSWNWVGLVISDNDHGSHFLSYLRRELEKNTVCFAFVNMIPINMQLYMSRAELYYNRIKASSTKVVIIYGDSDSTLAVSFQMWESRGLQKIWVITSQWDVTTNKRDFMLDSSHMTLAFTQHHGEISGFKNFVQTMNPLKYTDEYLARLEWMNFKCEVSTSNCKTLRNYSSDVSMEWLVIRTFDMAFNDGLYDIYNAVYALAHALHEIFLQQVENPTKVSGKGHGSSCLKLNALLKKTQFTNPIGHRVNMNQKEELQEEYDLFQIWNSPHGLRFKVNIGKYSPYFPHDQEFHVYEEMIKWTTGNTQVGLTKLN is encoded by the exons ATGCTCATTTTGGGTTTCCTCTTGCTGCTTCTGAACATTCCAATTCTCTTGGCCAGTCTCATGCATCCCAAGTGTTTTTGGAAAATAAAGCAGAGTGAAGACAAGGATGGAGACTTGAAGACAGGTTGTGTCTTCTTCCCCAGAACAGTGCAATGGCCAGTGGATAAAAAGTATTTCAACCAAATTTTGAATATACA AAAACCATCTGAGAACTACAAGTTTGCAGTGGCCTTGGCTTTTACCATGGATGAGGTCAACAGGAACCCTCATTTATTACCCAATAAATCTTTAGTATTTGATTATTACGAATATAATTGTTTCAATGTGCCTCAATTATACAGTCACAGTCGAAATTTGGGACAAGAAGCTGGTTTTTTCCCTAATTATTACTGTGAGGAAAATATCATATGTATTTTGATGCTCACTGGACCAAACTGGGAAACGTCTGCTATATTTCTGTCACTCATGGAACTCTGGAAACCCCAACAG GTCATACAGCTTACCTATGGACAATTCCATCCAATCCTAAGTGATCATGAAAAATTTCCTTATCTGTATCAAATAGCCCCCAAGCACACATCTCTAGTCTTGGCCATGGTCTCCGTCATACTTTACTTCAGCTGGAACTGGGTAGGGTTGGTCATCTCAGACAACGATCATGGTAGCCACTTTTTATCATATTTGAGAAGAGAGTTGGAAAAGAATACAGTCTGCTTTGCCTTTGTAAATATGATTCCAATCAACATGCAGTTGTACATGTCCAGAGCTGAATTGTATTATAACCGAATCAAGGCATCATCCACAAAAGTTGTTATCATTTATGGTGACTCAGACAGCACTCTTGCTGTGAGCTTTCAAATGTGGGAATCTCGAGGTTTACAGAAAATATGGGTCATCACCTCACAGTGGGATGTGACTACAAATAAAAGAGACTTCATGCTTGACTCATCACATATGACTCTAGCTTTTACACAACATCATGGTGAGATTTCTGGCTTTAAAAATTTTGTCCAGACAATGAACCCTCTCAAGTATACAGATGAATACCTTGCAAGGCTGGAGTGGATGAACTTTAAATGTGAAGTCTCCACATCCAACTGTAAGACACTGAGGAACTATTCATCAGATGTCTCAATGGAATGGCTAGTGATTCGCACATTTGACATGGCCTTTAATGATGGCCTTTATGACATATACAATGCTGTGTATGCTCTGGCCCATGCTCTGCATGAGATTTTTCTTCAACAAGTAGAAAATCCAACCAAAGTCAGTGGGAAAGGACATGGTTCTAGTTGCTTAAAG CTAAATGCACTTCTGAAGAAGACTCAATTCACAAATCCCATTGGGCACAGAGTGAATATGAACCAAAAAGAAGAACTTCAGGAAGAGTATGACCTTTTCCAGATTTGGAATTCCCCACATGGTCTGAGATTTAAGGTGAATATAGGAAAGTATAGCCCATATTTTCCACATGATCAAGAGTTCCATGTATATGAAGAAATGATAAAGTGGACCACAGGAAATACACAGGTTGGTCTGACCAAATTGAACTGA